A section of the Candidatus Omnitrophota bacterium genome encodes:
- a CDS encoding ferritin-like domain-containing protein produces MGKKAREIVGVDLKELVKDLDRAYCDEWLAYYAWWYMARSVEGKGYEDMAEFLDKIAKDELEHATELADRIIELGGLPTNVPGNLAKNANAPYPGVMKNLSDYDEIIKIVTTAEAGAIDVYNKIAKKTFGKDHDTYQLACHIMGEEIGHEEMFENLIEK; encoded by the coding sequence ATGGGAAAGAAAGCAAGAGAGATAGTAGGGGTGGATCTTAAGGAACTTGTAAAGGATCTGGACAGGGCGTATTGTGACGAGTGGCTTGCGTATTATGCTTGGTGGTATATGGCAAGGTCGGTAGAAGGCAAGGGGTATGAGGATATGGCAGAGTTCCTGGATAAGATCGCCAAGGACGAACTTGAGCACGCTACGGAATTAGCCGACAGGATAATCGAATTAGGCGGGCTTCCGACGAACGTTCCGGGGAACCTGGCGAAGAATGCCAATGCTCCGTATCCAGGAGTCATGAAGAATCTGAGTGATTACGACGAGATAATAAAGATCGTGACGACCGCCGAAGCCGGAGCTATCGACGTGTATAACAAGATAGCCAAGAAGACGTTCGGTAAGGACCACGATACATACCAGCTGGCATGCCACATCATGGGCGAAGAGATAGGCCATGAAGAGATGTTCGAGAACTTGATTGAGAAGTAA
- a CDS encoding flavodoxin domain-containing protein, with translation MKAIEIKKGIYWVGVVDWNVRSFHGHTYSTSRGSTYNSYLIIDDKIALVDTVYGPFAGEMIERIREIIPPEKIDYVIANHVETDHSGAMPALMKLCPKAKVYGTQKCKEGLYRNYYESWDFQVVKTGDKLKLGKRTLTFVEAPMIHWPDSMFTYCAEEELLMPNDAFGQHYASSERFDDQVDQCALMDEAAKYYANILWPLSSLILKKIEDLQKMNISIKMIAPSHGIIWRKDPMKILNSYVPWAKNEVKPKVVIVYETMWGATAMMARLISEGLADAGVSFKLFNIAESDRTEVVKEMLDAKGFIMGSSTHDNDMLPAMAGFMEFVKGLKPKNRLAASFGSYGWSGGAAASIEKELKETGIEIAQPSVGIKYMPDENDKKNLYECGVNFGKRIKP, from the coding sequence ATGAAAGCTATTGAGATAAAAAAGGGAATCTATTGGGTCGGTGTTGTCGATTGGAACGTGAGGAGTTTTCATGGCCATACGTATTCAACGAGCCGGGGTTCGACTTATAACTCTTACCTCATCATAGACGATAAGATAGCCCTGGTCGATACGGTTTACGGCCCTTTCGCCGGGGAGATGATAGAGAGGATAAGGGAAATAATCCCGCCGGAGAAGATAGATTATGTCATAGCCAACCACGTCGAGACCGACCACTCGGGCGCGATGCCCGCATTGATGAAACTTTGCCCCAAGGCGAAGGTATACGGCACTCAGAAATGCAAAGAGGGTCTTTACAGGAATTATTACGAGAGCTGGGATTTTCAGGTCGTGAAGACCGGCGACAAATTAAAACTCGGGAAAAGGACGCTCACTTTCGTCGAGGCGCCCATGATCCATTGGCCGGACAGCATGTTTACATATTGTGCCGAAGAAGAGCTCCTTATGCCTAATGACGCATTCGGCCAGCACTACGCGTCGAGCGAACGTTTTGACGACCAGGTCGACCAGTGCGCGCTTATGGATGAGGCTGCGAAGTATTATGCGAATATCTTGTGGCCGCTCAGTTCCCTGATATTGAAAAAGATCGAAGATTTGCAGAAGATGAATATATCCATAAAGATGATCGCGCCGAGCCATGGGATAATATGGCGTAAGGACCCGATGAAGATATTGAACTCGTATGTGCCGTGGGCAAAGAACGAAGTCAAGCCGAAGGTCGTTATCGTATATGAGACGATGTGGGGCGCCACGGCGATGATGGCGCGCCTAATATCGGAAGGCTTGGCCGACGCCGGGGTCAGCTTCAAGCTGTTCAATATAGCCGAATCGGACAGGACGGAAGTAGTCAAGGAGATGCTCGACGCGAAAGGCTTTATTATGGGTTCGTCGACGCATGACAATGATATGCTGCCGGCTATGGCGGGGTTCATGGAATTCGTAAAAGGCTTGAAACCAAAGAACAGGCTTGCGGCCTCATTCGGTTCTTACGGATGGTCAGGCGGCGCCGCGGCCTCTATCGAGAAGGAATTGAAAGAGACGGGCATTGAAATAGCCCAGCCGTCCGTCGGTATAAAATATATGCCGGATGAGAACGACAAGAAGAACCTTTACGAATGCGGGGTAAATTTTGGGAAAAGGATTAAACCTTGA
- a CDS encoding flavin reductase family protein, which produces MDQNVLHNIGYGMYIVSSNKGDSLNGQIANTVFQITSEPATLAISLNKKNLTHEYVECSCRFSVSILEESTPLAFIGKFGFKTGRKEEKFKEIKHIRLASGCPVVLENAICYLEAKVAGKLDCGTHTLFLGEITCAEIVKQGKPMTYDYYHQVKRGTTPPSAPTFIRGEKQQK; this is translated from the coding sequence ATGGATCAAAACGTCCTGCATAATATAGGTTACGGTATGTATATAGTCTCTTCCAATAAGGGAGATTCCCTTAACGGACAGATAGCGAATACCGTATTCCAGATAACGAGCGAACCGGCAACCCTCGCTATAAGCCTGAATAAGAAGAACCTGACGCATGAATATGTAGAATGCAGCTGCCGTTTTTCGGTATCCATACTGGAAGAATCCACGCCGCTGGCATTTATAGGAAAGTTCGGTTTTAAGACAGGAAGGAAAGAGGAGAAATTCAAAGAGATAAAACACATAAGGCTTGCGTCAGGTTGCCCTGTTGTGCTGGAAAACGCCATCTGTTATCTGGAAGCAAAGGTCGCGGGAAAGCTCGATTGCGGGACGCACACACTCTTTTTAGGCGAGATCACATGCGCGGAAATAGTCAAGCAGGGCAAGCCGATGACATACGATTATTATCACCAGGTGAAGCGCGGCACGACACCGCCTTCGGCGCCTACATTCATCAGGGGAGAGAAGCAGCAAAAGTAG
- a CDS encoding thiamine pyrophosphate-dependent enzyme → MRDLGTKTTNTWCPGCGNFAIMNAMKAVLNSLVDEGLPMENVVLVSGIGCHAKIVDYMNVNSFYSLHGRVFPAATGIKTANSALKVIGHAGDGDAYGEGLEHLIFAAKRNVNMTAIIHDNRVYGLTTGQYTPTSPLGFKGRSTPLGTKENPINPLELMLSSGATFIARGTSHGIDMLKDLFKQAIVHKGFAIVDVLQVCVTYYNMYEYYEKRAYPLKDHDPSDYSKAFNKIREWDYNSDSPIGLGVFYKKDAPVFEEGFPGQAAGKSDRVAKISGILKEAV, encoded by the coding sequence ATGAGGGATTTGGGAACAAAAACCACGAATACCTGGTGTCCGGGCTGCGGCAACTTTGCGATAATGAATGCAATGAAAGCCGTTTTAAATTCCCTTGTTGACGAAGGCCTGCCGATGGAGAATGTTGTGCTCGTTTCGGGGATAGGCTGCCACGCAAAGATAGTGGATTATATGAACGTTAACAGCTTTTATTCCTTACATGGCAGAGTCTTTCCCGCGGCTACCGGCATAAAGACCGCAAATTCCGCGTTAAAAGTCATCGGCCATGCCGGCGACGGAGACGCCTACGGAGAGGGATTGGAACACCTGATATTCGCAGCCAAAAGAAACGTTAACATGACGGCCATTATCCACGACAACAGGGTCTATGGGCTTACGACCGGACAATATACGCCGACATCTCCGCTCGGTTTTAAGGGGCGCTCTACGCCGCTGGGGACGAAAGAAAATCCGATTAATCCTTTAGAGCTTATGCTTTCAAGCGGCGCGACCTTTATCGCGCGGGGCACGTCTCACGGCATAGACATGCTTAAGGATCTGTTTAAGCAGGCGATCGTGCACAAGGGCTTCGCCATCGTCGATGTGCTGCAGGTATGCGTTACCTATTACAATATGTATGAATATTACGAAAAACGTGCCTACCCGCTAAAAGATCACGATCCGTCCGACTATTCTAAGGCTTTCAATAAGATAAGGGAATGGGATTATAACAGCGATTCGCCCATCGGGCTCGGGGTCTTTTACAAAAAAGACGCGCCTGTGTTCGAGGAAGGTTTTCCCGGGCAGGCTGCCGGCAAAAGCGATAGAGTGGCCAAGATCAGCGGGATACTGAAAGAGGCTGTTTAA